A region from the Streptomyces lydicus genome encodes:
- the paaA gene encoding 1,2-phenylacetyl-CoA epoxidase subunit PaaA encodes MTTIAPEETAVREAAFDATVAADERIEPRDWMPDAYRSTLVRQIAQHAHSEIIGMQPEGNWITRAPSLRRKAILMAKVQDEAGHGLYLYSAAETLGTGRDELLDKLHSGRQKYSSIFNYPTLTWADVGAVGWLVDGAAITNQVPLCRCSYGPYARAMVRICKEESFHQRQGYELLLTLSRGTEAQHAMAQDAVNRWWWPSLMMFGPPDDESSHSAQSMAWKIKRHSNDELRQRFVDICVPQAEALGLTLPDPDLTWNDERGHWDFGPIDWTEFREVLKGNGPCNEQRISRRRQAHEDGAWVREAAAAHAAKHGEVTR; translated from the coding sequence ATGACGACGATCGCGCCGGAAGAGACGGCGGTCCGCGAGGCCGCATTCGACGCCACCGTGGCCGCGGACGAACGCATCGAACCGCGGGACTGGATGCCTGATGCCTACCGCTCGACACTCGTACGTCAGATCGCGCAGCACGCCCACTCCGAGATCATCGGCATGCAGCCGGAGGGCAACTGGATCACCCGCGCGCCGTCCCTGCGCCGCAAGGCGATCCTGATGGCGAAGGTGCAGGACGAGGCCGGCCACGGCCTGTATCTCTACAGCGCCGCCGAGACCCTGGGCACCGGCCGCGACGAACTGCTCGACAAGCTGCACTCCGGCCGCCAGAAGTACTCCTCGATCTTCAACTACCCGACCCTGACCTGGGCCGATGTCGGAGCCGTCGGCTGGCTGGTGGACGGCGCCGCGATCACCAACCAGGTCCCGCTCTGCCGCTGTTCGTACGGCCCCTACGCCCGCGCGATGGTCCGTATCTGCAAGGAGGAGTCCTTCCACCAGCGACAGGGCTACGAGCTCCTGCTGACCCTCAGCCGCGGCACCGAGGCACAGCACGCCATGGCGCAGGACGCGGTGAACCGCTGGTGGTGGCCCTCGCTGATGATGTTCGGCCCGCCGGACGACGAGTCCTCGCACTCCGCGCAGTCCATGGCCTGGAAGATCAAGCGGCACTCCAACGACGAGCTGCGCCAGCGCTTCGTGGACATCTGCGTCCCCCAGGCCGAGGCCCTCGGGCTCACGCTCCCCGACCCGGATCTGACGTGGAACGACGAGCGCGGGCACTGGGACTTCGGCCCGATCGACTGGACCGAGTTCCGCGAGGTCCTCAAGGGCAACGGCCCCTGCAACGAACAGCGGATAAGCCGCCGGCGGCAGGCTCACGAGGACGGCGCCTGGGTGCGCGAGGCAGCCGCCGCACACGCGGCCAAGCACGGGGAGGTCACCCGATGA
- the paaB gene encoding 1,2-phenylacetyl-CoA epoxidase subunit PaaB yields the protein MTTPRPAEAPATTAGTAARPADWPLWEVFVRSRRGLSHTHAGSLHAPDAEMALRNARDLYTRRSEGVSLWVVPSAQVTASSPDEKDSFFEPAGDKPYRHPTFYEIPDGVHHL from the coding sequence ATGACGACACCACGCCCTGCCGAAGCCCCCGCGACCACCGCGGGGACGGCCGCCCGGCCCGCCGACTGGCCCCTGTGGGAGGTCTTCGTCCGCAGCCGCCGCGGACTCTCCCACACCCACGCCGGCAGCCTGCACGCACCGGACGCCGAGATGGCGCTGCGCAACGCCCGCGACCTCTACACCCGCCGCTCGGAGGGCGTCTCCCTCTGGGTGGTGCCCTCCGCGCAGGTCACCGCCTCCTCGCCGGACGAGAAGGACAGCTTCTTCGAACCGGCCGGTGACAAGCCCTACCGCCACCCGACCTTCTACGAGATCCCGGACGGGGTGCATCACCTTTGA